In Nocardia sputorum, a single genomic region encodes these proteins:
- a CDS encoding putative bifunctional diguanylate cyclase/phosphodiesterase: MGGVLGLLITAIAPGEEGNRPLVGGAAAVALVLGLTLLAWGPRLPHSIHHVYVAIATVLVTIAVHSFPNTVGAISLAAFYVFIACDAALFFAWSQAAAHIAFALALCLWVLPARPVSPGLPWWSGLIPAGVTFGVGVVVGILTRMASEADIDVLTGLLNRRGFDRALNTAIQQATRSGHGLALVLVDLDRFQKINDHLGHRAGDAVLQRVADTWSKLLTPEQRLARYGGDAFALLLPNTTEQAAILLTEQLRAAVTTGCSAGVTSWQPGESGSLLVSRADVGLYRAKQAGRNRTVLESSRQLPLAVELREAIDRGALDVHYQPIVSLTEGGGKAVGVEALLRWSSSAQPDVTTEGLIRVAEEYDLIADLDELVLRRACADAARLQETFAQLDLTLNVNVSGLELAEAGYADRVAGILASTGWPADQLVLEVTESELAAESQTAIENLHLLRDRGVRIAIDDFGTGYSSLSRLATLPSDILKVDQSFVAAIRSDSPAPPLLGVIAALSNALDLQVIAEGVETEYQAAVLTELGFALAQGYHYSDSHPVSELISDLNENKGRIGSGVADGELGDGDSVAANGWVPLP, translated from the coding sequence ATGGGCGGGGTGCTCGGTCTGCTGATCACCGCCATCGCCCCTGGTGAGGAGGGTAATCGCCCGCTGGTAGGTGGGGCGGCAGCGGTAGCGCTGGTGCTCGGCCTGACGCTGCTCGCCTGGGGGCCGCGACTGCCGCATTCGATCCACCACGTCTACGTCGCGATCGCGACGGTGCTGGTGACGATCGCGGTGCACTCGTTCCCCAACACGGTGGGCGCGATCAGTCTCGCGGCGTTCTACGTGTTCATCGCCTGCGACGCGGCGCTGTTCTTCGCCTGGTCGCAGGCCGCCGCCCATATCGCCTTCGCTTTGGCGCTGTGCCTATGGGTGCTGCCGGCGCGGCCGGTGAGTCCCGGGCTGCCGTGGTGGTCCGGCCTGATCCCGGCCGGGGTGACCTTCGGCGTGGGCGTGGTGGTCGGGATCCTGACCAGGATGGCGTCCGAAGCCGACATCGACGTGCTCACCGGTCTGCTCAACCGGCGCGGGTTCGACCGGGCATTGAACACCGCGATCCAGCAGGCCACCAGGTCCGGGCACGGCCTCGCGCTGGTCTTGGTCGACCTCGACCGCTTCCAGAAGATCAACGACCATCTCGGGCACCGCGCCGGTGATGCCGTCCTCCAGCGGGTGGCCGACACCTGGTCGAAACTGCTGACTCCCGAGCAGCGCCTGGCCCGCTACGGCGGCGACGCGTTCGCCTTGCTGCTGCCGAACACCACCGAACAGGCCGCGATCCTGCTCACCGAACAGCTGCGCGCGGCGGTGACCACCGGCTGTTCGGCCGGTGTGACCTCCTGGCAGCCGGGCGAGTCCGGGTCGCTGCTGGTCAGCCGCGCCGACGTCGGTCTGTACCGGGCCAAGCAGGCCGGGCGCAACCGGACGGTGCTGGAGTCTTCCCGGCAGCTGCCGCTGGCGGTGGAACTGCGCGAGGCGATCGACCGCGGCGCCCTGGACGTGCACTACCAGCCGATCGTCAGCCTGACCGAAGGCGGCGGCAAGGCGGTCGGCGTGGAGGCGTTGCTGCGCTGGTCGTCCAGCGCGCAGCCGGACGTCACCACCGAGGGCTTGATCCGCGTCGCCGAGGAGTACGACCTCATCGCCGATCTGGACGAGCTGGTGCTGCGCCGGGCTTGCGCCGACGCCGCGCGGTTGCAGGAGACCTTCGCGCAATTGGATCTGACGCTGAACGTGAACGTCAGCGGGTTGGAGCTGGCCGAGGCCGGCTACGCCGACCGGGTGGCGGGCATCCTCGCCTCCACCGGATGGCCCGCCGATCAGCTGGTGCTCGAGGTGACCGAGAGCGAGCTGGCCGCCGAATCGCAGACCGCGATCGAGAATCTGCACCTCCTGCGCGACCGGGGCGTGCGCATCGCCATCGACGATTTCGGCACCGGCTACTCCTCGCTCAGCCGACTCGCCACCCTGCCCAGTGACATCCTCAAGGTCGATCAGTCGTTCGTCGCCGCGATCCGCTCCGACTCGCCCGCGCCGCCCTTGCTCGGCGTGATCGCCGCCCTGTCCAACGCGCTGGACCTGCAGGTCATCGCCGAGGGTGTGGAGACCGAGTACCAAGCCGCCGTGCTCACCGAACTCGGCTTCGCGCTCGCGCAGGGTTATCACTACAGCGACTCGCACCCGGTGTCGGAGCTGATCAGTGACCTCAACGAGAACAAGGGCCGGATCGGATCCGGCGTCGCCGACGGGGAACTGGGTGACGGAGACTCGGTGGCCGCCAACGGCTGGGTACCGCTGCCGTAA
- a CDS encoding aldehyde dehydrogenase family protein: MGTPFDETAIDNALADLTAGEKTWAATSLRRRRELLDEIHARTGRFAEDWVRAACVVKDLDAHSPLVGEEWMSGPLALLQATDALSVTLAALESGRSPLTGVTLREAPGGRVAVPIFPFGVYDRLLLNGFRGEVWLRPGVDADTARRRAGLAQLDPTATGGIGAVLGAGNITSIPPLDALYELYAHNRVVALKLNPITDPLFTVFEMVFEPLLELGVLRILTGGAEQGGYLVRHPDVAHVHMTGSANTHDAIVWGPGAEGSQRKQDSRPLLDKPITSELGGVSPTIVVPGDWSDADLRYQAEHVATQRLHNGGYNCVAAQAVVIASEWDRRDEFLAELRLAMERAPQRTAYYPGSDARVADALASYPEAERLGAGRLLVDGLPRTGTPLLRTEYFSPVLGVVELPYAGGDFLQRAVDFANAELTGTLGANVIAHPTTIRRLGVAFDRAIERLRYGAIAVNTWTGLAFLAPRASWGAFPGHTLDDVQSGIGVVHNALLLDDVERTVVRGPFRPAPRSLLGGELALSPKPPWFVGNATAATTGRKLTEFYADTNPARLPGVFLSAMRG; this comes from the coding sequence GTGGGCACGCCTTTCGACGAGACAGCCATCGACAACGCGCTGGCCGACCTCACCGCCGGCGAGAAAACGTGGGCCGCGACCTCGCTGCGCCGACGCCGTGAGCTGCTCGACGAGATCCACGCCCGGACCGGCCGCTTCGCCGAGGACTGGGTGCGGGCCGCGTGCGTCGTCAAAGACCTGGACGCGCACTCCCCGCTGGTCGGCGAGGAATGGATGTCGGGCCCGCTGGCCCTGCTGCAAGCCACGGACGCGCTGTCGGTCACCCTCGCCGCACTGGAGTCCGGGCGCAGCCCGCTCACCGGCGTCACCCTGCGCGAGGCGCCGGGCGGACGAGTCGCGGTGCCGATCTTTCCGTTCGGCGTCTACGACCGGTTACTGCTCAACGGCTTTCGCGGGGAGGTGTGGCTGCGGCCCGGCGTAGACGCCGACACCGCGCGCAGGCGAGCCGGACTGGCCCAGCTGGATCCCACCGCCACCGGCGGGATCGGCGCCGTGCTCGGCGCGGGCAACATCACCTCGATACCGCCGCTGGACGCGCTGTACGAGCTGTACGCGCACAACCGCGTGGTGGCGCTGAAGCTCAACCCGATCACCGACCCGTTGTTCACCGTGTTCGAGATGGTGTTCGAACCGCTACTGGAACTCGGCGTGCTGCGGATCCTCACCGGCGGCGCGGAGCAGGGCGGTTATCTGGTGCGTCATCCCGACGTCGCGCATGTGCACATGACCGGCAGCGCCAACACCCACGACGCCATCGTGTGGGGCCCCGGTGCGGAGGGCTCGCAGCGCAAGCAGGACAGCCGTCCCCTGCTGGACAAGCCGATCACCAGCGAGCTGGGCGGCGTCTCGCCGACCATCGTGGTGCCCGGCGACTGGTCCGACGCCGATCTGCGCTACCAGGCCGAGCACGTGGCCACCCAGCGGCTGCACAACGGCGGCTACAACTGTGTGGCCGCGCAGGCGGTGGTGATCGCCTCCGAGTGGGACCGCAGAGATGAATTCCTCGCCGAGCTGCGCCTGGCCATGGAGCGGGCGCCGCAGCGCACGGCGTACTACCCGGGCAGCGACGCCCGCGTCGCCGACGCGCTGGCCTCGTATCCGGAGGCCGAGCGGCTCGGCGCGGGACGGCTGCTGGTCGACGGATTGCCGCGGACCGGCACGCCCCTGCTGCGCACGGAGTACTTCTCCCCCGTGCTCGGCGTGGTGGAGCTGCCCTACGCGGGCGGCGATTTCCTGCAACGGGCGGTGGACTTCGCGAATGCCGAGCTCACCGGGACGCTCGGCGCGAACGTGATCGCCCATCCCACGACCATCCGCAGGCTCGGCGTCGCCTTCGACCGCGCGATCGAGCGGCTGCGCTACGGCGCTATCGCGGTGAACACCTGGACGGGGCTGGCCTTCCTCGCACCGCGCGCGTCCTGGGGAGCCTTCCCCGGGCACACCCTCGACGACGTGCAGAGCGGAATCGGCGTAGTGCACAACGCCCTGCTGCTCGACGACGTGGAACGCACGGTGGTGCGCGGCCCGTTCCGGCCCGCGCCGCGCTCACTGCTGGGCGGCGAACTCGCGCTCTCCCCGAAACCGCCGTGGTTCGTCGGCAACGCCACCGCCGCGACCACCGGCCGCAAGCTCACCGAGTTCTACGCCGACACCAACCCCGCCCGGCTGCCCGGCGTCTTCCTGTCGGCTATGCGCGGCTGA
- the serS gene encoding serine--tRNA ligase has protein sequence MIDLRFLRDDPDAVRASQRARGEDPALVDALLEADAARRAAVATADNLRAEHKAMGKLIGKASKEERSALLAQASEMSVKVKEAEAAQHAADSDLDAAHRAISNVVQEGAPAGGEDDYVVLQTIGTPTEFDFEPKDHLELGESLGLIDMERGAKVSGARFYFLTGYGALLQLGLLQLAAQKAVANGFTMMIPPVLVRPEVMAGTGFLGQHSAEVYHLADDDLYLVGTSEVPLAGYHSDEILDLSGGPKRYAGWSSCFRREAGSYGKDTRGIIRVHQFDKVEMFVFTTPDQADAEHQRLLAWEQEMLAAIEVPYRVIDVAAGDLGSSAARKFDCEAWVPTQQTYRELTSTSNCTTYQARRLAVRYRDENGRPQIAATLNGTLATTRWIVAILENHQQADGSVRVPPALVPFVGTDVLRPAN, from the coding sequence ATGATCGACCTCCGATTCCTGCGGGACGACCCCGACGCGGTCCGCGCCTCGCAGCGCGCCCGCGGCGAAGACCCCGCCCTCGTCGACGCGCTGCTCGAGGCGGACGCGGCGCGGCGTGCCGCGGTGGCCACCGCGGACAACCTGCGCGCCGAGCACAAGGCGATGGGCAAGCTGATCGGCAAGGCGAGCAAGGAGGAGCGGTCCGCGCTGCTGGCGCAGGCGTCGGAGATGTCGGTCAAGGTCAAAGAGGCCGAGGCCGCGCAGCACGCCGCCGACTCGGACCTGGACGCCGCGCACCGCGCCATCTCGAACGTGGTGCAGGAGGGCGCGCCCGCGGGCGGCGAGGACGATTACGTCGTGCTGCAGACCATCGGCACGCCGACCGAGTTCGACTTCGAGCCGAAGGACCACCTCGAGCTCGGCGAGTCGCTCGGTCTGATCGACATGGAGCGCGGCGCCAAGGTCTCCGGCGCCCGGTTCTACTTCCTGACCGGCTACGGCGCGCTGCTGCAGCTCGGCCTGCTGCAGTTGGCCGCGCAGAAGGCCGTGGCCAACGGCTTCACCATGATGATCCCGCCGGTGCTGGTGCGCCCCGAGGTCATGGCGGGCACGGGGTTCCTCGGCCAGCACTCGGCCGAGGTCTACCACCTCGCCGACGACGACCTCTACCTGGTCGGCACCTCGGAGGTGCCGCTGGCGGGTTACCACTCGGACGAGATCCTCGACCTGAGCGGCGGCCCGAAGCGGTATGCGGGCTGGTCCTCGTGTTTCCGCCGGGAGGCGGGCAGCTACGGCAAGGACACCCGCGGCATCATCCGGGTGCATCAGTTCGACAAGGTGGAGATGTTCGTCTTCACCACGCCCGACCAGGCGGACGCCGAACATCAGCGCCTGCTCGCGTGGGAACAGGAGATGCTCGCGGCGATCGAGGTGCCCTACCGGGTGATCGATGTCGCGGCCGGGGATCTCGGCAGCTCCGCCGCGCGCAAGTTCGACTGCGAGGCGTGGGTGCCCACGCAGCAGACCTACCGGGAGCTCACCTCGACGTCCAACTGCACCACCTACCAGGCGCGGCGGCTGGCCGTCCGCTATCGGGACGAGAACGGAAGGCCGCAGATCGCCGCCACTTTGAACGGCACGCTCGCGACCACCCGCTGGATCGTGGCGATCCTGGAGAACCATCAGCAAGCCGACGGGTCGGTCCGGGTTCCGCCCGCCCTGGTTCCCTTCGTCGGCACGGACGTGCTGCGACCAGCCAACTGA